A region of Paenimyroides aestuarii DNA encodes the following proteins:
- a CDS encoding T9SS type A sorting domain-containing protein has translation MKKKIFVILLGISVNGVSSQTLEFTYDAAGNQIQRELVTLTVNSVMSTNSVETEKEEDTMLPKSNSLNENSTAIEFYPNPVVDLLNVEWKSSLQITQIILFDGTGKMLQLKKVNEGTTIETFNLSTYSSGTYYIRLFDAFQQSKSYKIIKK, from the coding sequence ATGAAAAAAAAAATATTCGTAATCCTTCTAGGAATTTCGGTCAATGGAGTATCTTCCCAAACACTTGAATTCACTTATGATGCAGCAGGTAATCAGATTCAAAGAGAACTAGTTACTTTAACAGTTAATTCAGTAATGAGTACTAATAGTGTGGAAACGGAAAAGGAAGAAGATACGATGCTTCCTAAATCAAATTCCCTTAACGAAAATTCAACAGCAATCGAATTCTATCCTAATCCTGTGGTAGATTTATTAAATGTTGAATGGAAAAGTAGCTTACAAATTACACAGATAATACTTTTTGACGGCACGGGAAAGATGCTGCAGTTGAAAAAAGTTAATGAAGGGACAACGATAGAAACTTTTAATTTATCGACTTATTCTTCAGGAACGTACTATATCCGACTTTTTGATGCATTTCAGCAAAGCAAATCTTATAAAATCATAAAAAAATAA
- a CDS encoding porin family protein, translated as MKKIFSILLLLVSVQAFSQATDTIPELERTIKVTDPFYREDQFYVGVTHSLLLKKPNGINQRSISIGTNFGFLRDFPINKQRTLAIAPGVGFAFYNLRHNLALVDDASIAFEIDDNPDKNVQKLSYIEIPIEFRWRTSKVHSHKFWRIYTGIKYSYLLNSTSKYRGDLGNYTFKNPHFFSKSNLGVYVSAGFNTWNFYAYYGFKPLYVQNIIDSESHFNMLNLGLMFYIL; from the coding sequence ATGAAAAAAATTTTTAGCATATTGCTTCTTTTGGTTTCTGTACAAGCATTTTCGCAGGCAACAGATACCATTCCAGAATTGGAACGCACCATAAAAGTTACCGATCCTTTTTATCGGGAAGACCAGTTTTATGTGGGCGTAACCCACAGTTTGCTACTAAAAAAACCCAATGGTATCAACCAAAGATCTATTTCCATAGGAACCAATTTTGGCTTTTTGAGAGATTTTCCAATCAATAAACAACGCACTTTGGCCATTGCACCGGGCGTGGGTTTTGCATTTTATAATTTGCGACACAATTTGGCTTTGGTTGATGATGCTTCGATTGCCTTTGAAATAGACGATAATCCAGATAAAAACGTTCAAAAACTCTCGTATATCGAAATACCAATCGAATTTCGCTGGCGCACTTCCAAAGTACATTCACATAAATTTTGGCGTATTTACACAGGAATTAAATACAGCTATTTACTGAATTCTACTTCAAAATATCGAGGCGATTTAGGGAATTATACCTTCAAAAATCCCCATTTTTTCTCCAAATCAAATCTTGGCGTTTATGTTTCGGCAGGTTTCAATACATGGAATTTTTATGCCTATTATGGCTTTAAACCCTTGTATGTCCAAAATATTATCGACAGTGAAAGTCATTTTAATATGTTGAATCTGGGGCTGATGTTTTATATTTTGTAA
- a CDS encoding DUF3078 domain-containing protein: MFKFKIVVFFLMISAIGFSQPADTLLVKKPKIDIDTFYRTQFSVFDTLVKKNDTIFIRPITVEPKMVLQDSVLTSFSAGNVHQVVLSTFEVTKRNKNSDLAYFLIPKPEGMVYDRTPRANSQILYDALSPVRSEMSFWKKTNTLGLDINQGTFSNWNAGGFSSISGIVKGDFSRNYERGRTIWVNELKVRYGLNKQENLELRKTDDVLNINSSFGYKTSVKSNWYYSAKVTLNTQMANGYAYPNVEVPISRAFAPAYLFAGIGSEYSKNNFKAYISPLTLKSTLVLDDALANSGAFGLEGGIFDANGNLLQPGKKSRNELGFLFTTEWNKNIMSNVNLKNNLTLYTDYLNNFGNIDIDWQLQLEMKINSLLKATLGGHLIYDDDIKNKRDVDGVQITEGPRVQFKQLLSVGLVYNF; this comes from the coding sequence ATGTTTAAATTTAAAATAGTTGTTTTTTTTCTAATGATTTCGGCGATTGGTTTTTCACAACCTGCTGATACATTGTTGGTAAAGAAACCAAAAATAGATATTGATACATTTTACAGAACACAATTTTCGGTTTTTGATACGTTGGTAAAGAAAAACGATACCATTTTTATACGTCCGATCACTGTTGAACCTAAAATGGTGCTGCAAGATTCGGTTTTAACTAGTTTCTCGGCGGGCAATGTGCACCAAGTGGTTCTTTCTACCTTTGAAGTTACAAAACGCAACAAAAACAGCGATTTGGCCTATTTTTTAATCCCTAAACCAGAAGGAATGGTGTATGACCGTACACCCCGTGCCAACTCCCAAATTTTGTATGATGCGCTTTCGCCTGTTCGGTCAGAAATGAGTTTTTGGAAGAAAACAAATACGCTTGGATTAGATATCAACCAAGGAACATTTTCCAATTGGAATGCAGGTGGTTTTAGTTCCATTTCGGGTATTGTGAAAGGCGATTTTTCCCGGAATTATGAAAGAGGACGCACTATTTGGGTAAATGAATTAAAGGTGCGGTACGGATTGAATAAACAAGAAAATTTAGAACTGCGCAAAACCGACGACGTTCTAAACATTAATTCCTCGTTTGGGTATAAAACATCGGTAAAATCGAATTGGTATTATTCTGCCAAAGTTACGCTGAACACGCAAATGGCAAACGGTTATGCTTATCCCAATGTAGAAGTGCCCATTTCGCGCGCTTTTGCACCCGCTTATTTATTTGCCGGTATTGGTTCTGAGTATTCCAAAAATAATTTTAAAGCCTATATTTCGCCCTTAACATTAAAATCTACTTTGGTTTTAGATGATGCTTTGGCAAATAGTGGTGCTTTTGGTTTAGAAGGCGGAATATTTGATGCAAATGGAAATTTGTTGCAACCGGGCAAAAAATCGAGAAACGAATTGGGTTTTTTGTTTACTACCGAATGGAATAAAAACATAATGAGCAATGTGAATTTAAAGAACAATCTTACCTTATATACCGATTATTTGAATAATTTTGGAAATATAGATATCGACTGGCAATTGCAATTAGAAATGAAAATCAACAGTTTGCTAAAAGCCACTTTGGGCGGTCATTTGATTTATGATGATGACATAAAAAACAAGCGCGACGTTGATGGCGTGCAAATCACCGAAGGGCCGCGGGTGCAGTTTAAACAATTGCTAAGCGTTGGTTTGGTTTATAATTTTTAG
- a CDS encoding 1-deoxy-D-xylulose-5-phosphate synthase yields MAPILPTIEFPADLKSKTIEQLQQLAAEIRSFIIDVVSVNGGHLGASLGVVELTIALHYVFDTPIDKLVWDVGHQAYVHKILTGRKEQFASNRQKNGLSGFPKISESTYDAFGVGHSSTSISAALGMAMGSKLKGNAHTQHIAVIGDASIASGMAFEALNHAGVANANLIVVLNDNAIGIDPSVGALKSYLMQVKQGENPKVNNMIKSLNFKYVGPIDGHDLKALIHELQRLKSKTGPQFLHIITTKGKGLKQAEENQVVYHAPGKFDKITGDLLENKAQKRTKYQDVFGLTLLELAQQNANIFAITPAMPTGSSLKHMMDVFPERAIDVGIAEQHAVTLAAGISLSGFTVFCAIYSTFLQRAYDQLIHDVALQNIPVVFCIDRAGLVGEDGATHQGVFDIAYLQAIPNMKILAPKDAVELRQVLYNLQNNRSQPVAVRYPRGYATIQEWNVPFETIDFTTIQSIRKGKRAAVLSTGTIIENVLEALNFDDDYFSVYHFLQIKPLNKKAILDLANTYEVLLTIEEGVVKGGFGSVVNQIVSESKTNTQVINLGVPDAFIEHATVHEQWQQCGLDAASIQQILKKISNV; encoded by the coding sequence ATGGCTCCGATTTTACCCACTATTGAATTTCCTGCCGATTTAAAATCGAAAACAATCGAGCAACTGCAACAGTTAGCTGCTGAAATTCGCAGTTTTATTATCGATGTGGTTTCTGTAAACGGCGGTCATTTGGGGGCAAGTTTGGGAGTAGTAGAACTTACCATTGCGTTGCATTATGTGTTTGATACACCCATTGATAAATTGGTTTGGGATGTGGGACATCAGGCATATGTGCACAAAATTCTAACAGGAAGAAAAGAGCAGTTTGCTAGCAACCGACAAAAAAACGGATTGAGTGGTTTTCCTAAAATCAGTGAAAGCACATACGACGCTTTTGGCGTAGGGCATTCCTCTACATCAATATCGGCCGCGCTTGGCATGGCAATGGGCAGTAAGTTAAAAGGCAATGCACACACACAGCATATAGCCGTGATTGGCGATGCGTCTATTGCTTCGGGAATGGCATTCGAGGCGTTGAATCATGCAGGTGTTGCCAATGCGAATTTAATTGTGGTTTTAAACGATAATGCCATTGGAATTGACCCGAGCGTGGGAGCTTTAAAAAGCTATTTAATGCAAGTGAAGCAAGGTGAAAATCCAAAGGTGAACAACATGATTAAATCGTTGAATTTTAAATACGTGGGACCAATTGACGGACACGATTTAAAAGCCTTAATCCATGAATTACAACGATTAAAAAGCAAAACAGGTCCGCAGTTTCTACACATCATCACTACCAAAGGAAAAGGACTAAAACAAGCCGAAGAAAACCAGGTGGTTTATCATGCTCCCGGAAAGTTTGACAAGATTACAGGCGATTTGCTTGAAAATAAAGCGCAAAAACGCACCAAATATCAAGATGTTTTTGGATTGACATTGCTGGAATTAGCCCAACAAAATGCTAACATATTTGCCATTACCCCAGCAATGCCCACAGGGAGTTCGTTAAAACACATGATGGATGTTTTTCCGGAACGCGCCATTGACGTGGGTATTGCCGAGCAACACGCCGTTACCTTGGCAGCTGGTATTTCACTAAGCGGTTTCACTGTTTTTTGTGCCATTTATTCTACGTTTTTGCAGCGTGCATACGATCAATTGATCCACGATGTAGCATTGCAAAATATTCCAGTGGTTTTTTGTATTGATAGAGCAGGCTTGGTGGGCGAAGATGGTGCCACGCATCAGGGTGTATTTGATATTGCGTATTTACAAGCAATTCCCAATATGAAAATTCTTGCGCCAAAAGATGCAGTGGAATTGCGACAAGTGCTTTATAACCTTCAAAATAATCGATCACAGCCGGTTGCAGTTCGCTATCCGCGGGGCTATGCAACTATTCAAGAATGGAATGTTCCTTTTGAAACTATTGATTTTACTACCATTCAATCTATAAGAAAAGGAAAAAGAGCAGCGGTTTTATCCACCGGAACCATCATCGAAAATGTGTTAGAAGCCTTAAATTTTGATGATGATTATTTTTCGGTGTATCATTTCTTGCAAATTAAACCTTTGAACAAAAAAGCAATTTTAGATTTAGCAAATACCTACGAAGTATTGCTCACGATTGAAGAAGGTGTTGTAAAAGGTGGGTTTGGCAGCGTTGTGAATCAAATTGTTTCAGAAAGTAAAACCAACACGCAAGTGATCAATTTGGGAGTGCCCGATGCGTTTATAGAACATGCCACCGTTCATGAACAATGGCAACAATGTGGTTTAGATGCCGCATCTATCCAACAAATATTAAAAAAAATCAGTAATGTTTAA
- a CDS encoding nucleoside deaminase translates to MLLNHEYYMQIALTEAKEAFEKDEIPIGALIVANDRIIAKTHNLTESLNDVTAHAEMQAITAAAHAIGGKYLKNCTMYLTVEPCQMCAGALYWSQISKIVIGAQDNKRGFTTMGGKLHPKTEIIYGVLEKECSALMLTFFQNKR, encoded by the coding sequence ATGCTGCTGAACCACGAATATTACATGCAAATTGCTTTAACAGAAGCGAAAGAAGCTTTTGAGAAAGATGAAATTCCCATTGGTGCCCTAATCGTTGCAAACGATCGAATCATTGCTAAAACCCACAACCTCACCGAAAGTTTAAACGATGTTACGGCACATGCAGAAATGCAGGCTATCACGGCAGCAGCACATGCTATTGGAGGCAAATATCTAAAAAATTGCACCATGTATTTAACCGTTGAACCTTGCCAAATGTGTGCAGGTGCTTTGTATTGGAGCCAAATTTCTAAAATTGTTATTGGCGCACAAGACAATAAACGGGGGTTTACAACTATGGGTGGAAAACTGCATCCTAAAACCGAAATTATTTATGGCGTTTTAGAAAAAGAATGCAGCGCATTGATGCTGACTTTTTTTCAGAATAAAAGATAA
- a CDS encoding porin family protein, translating to MKKLSKITTALFSAFLFTNAVSAQDFTFGPKVGYNNAKLAGSSWQEFHDNNSINGFHIGAFAEVRFDKFAIQPEVYYSSAGGKWKTTFENNTLEHDFNLSYVNVPVMLKYYLTNGIAIEAGPQAGFLTDSKVKWSDLDPKSPNFNDFDFSVNVGLSVNIIDFMISARYNAGLTNVIDNPDVDWKNRVMQLSVGYRF from the coding sequence ATGAAAAAGTTATCTAAAATTACAACGGCACTTTTTTCGGCGTTTTTATTTACAAATGCAGTTAGTGCGCAAGATTTTACCTTCGGTCCCAAAGTTGGTTACAACAATGCCAAATTAGCAGGAAGCAGTTGGCAAGAATTTCACGACAACAATTCCATCAACGGATTTCATATTGGTGCGTTTGCTGAAGTTCGTTTTGACAAGTTTGCCATTCAACCCGAAGTGTATTATTCATCAGCAGGTGGTAAATGGAAAACCACTTTTGAAAACAACACCTTAGAGCATGATTTTAATTTAAGTTATGTAAACGTGCCAGTGATGCTAAAATATTATTTAACCAACGGAATCGCAATTGAAGCAGGTCCACAAGCAGGATTTTTAACCGATTCTAAAGTAAAATGGTCTGATTTAGATCCAAAAAGCCCTAATTTCAATGACTTTGATTTTTCTGTAAATGTAGGCTTAAGCGTAAACATCATTGATTTTATGATTTCTGCCCGATACAATGCAGGTTTAACCAATGTAATTGATAATCCCGATGTGGATTGGAAAAACAGGGTCATGCAGCTGTCTGTGGGCTATCGTTTTTAA
- a CDS encoding porin family protein, with product MRKITMTLLGLVAFSTSALAQQEVKFGPKAGVNFANLSGLDNSEMKIGFHVGAVAEIKFNEKFSIQPEVIYSTQGAKTSTTTPLGSFESEIKNDYINVPIMAKYYIVDGFSAELGPYVGFLMKSESEIGNLTGDSKDAYKSVDFGLGVGLAYDMPMGFFVGARYNLGLSKANEDISAANGNVTFQTSDLKNGVIQVGVGYKF from the coding sequence ATGAGAAAAATTACGATGACCCTTTTAGGGTTGGTTGCGTTTTCTACAAGCGCATTGGCACAGCAAGAAGTAAAATTTGGTCCTAAAGCAGGGGTTAACTTTGCTAATTTATCAGGATTAGACAATAGTGAGATGAAAATAGGTTTCCATGTTGGAGCAGTAGCAGAGATAAAATTTAACGAAAAGTTTTCTATTCAACCAGAGGTGATTTATTCCACTCAAGGAGCAAAAACTTCTACAACAACACCATTAGGTTCTTTTGAAAGTGAGATAAAGAATGACTATATTAACGTACCCATTATGGCGAAATATTATATAGTTGATGGTTTTTCTGCTGAATTAGGGCCTTATGTTGGTTTTTTAATGAAATCAGAATCGGAAATTGGTAATCTTACTGGTGACTCTAAAGACGCTTATAAATCTGTTGATTTTGGTTTAGGTGTTGGTTTAGCTTATGACATGCCAATGGGCTTTTTTGTAGGAGCTCGTTATAATTTGGGCTTATCAAAAGCTAATGAAGATATTTCTGCAGCAAATGGAAATGTAACTTTTCAAACAAGTGATTTAAAAAACGGAGTAATCCAAGTAGGTGTTGGATACAAATTCTAA
- a CDS encoding ribonuclease E/G — protein sequence MNKELIIRSGSNTVDFALLKDGKLVELHRDREDEKGFSVGDIFIAKIRKPVPGLNAAFVNVGFDKDAFLHYHDLGPNLPTLMKFTKLVTSGKLNDFTLKKLPFETEIDKNGVINDVLSANQSILVQIVKEPISTKGPRISSELSLAGRYLVLVPFSERVSISQKIESKQEKDRLKKMMLTIKPKGFGVIVRTVAEGKNVTELEKDLQSLIDKWILLCKRLTTAHHPSKVFGEVNRASSILRDVFNDTFTGIYIDDEELYYQTKDYLQEIAPSKVSIVKHYNNKEVPLFEKYHIERQIKTSFGKTVSMSKGAYLIIEHTEALHVIDVNSGNRSNKAQSQEDTALEVNMIAASEIARQLRLRDMGGIIVVDFIDMSNPENRKVLYDFLKEEMSDDKAKHKILPPSKFGLIQITRQRVRPEVSIKTKEENPDHNGEGEIEAPILVIDKISADLERIIKDHRNVVLNAHPFIAAYLTKGFPSVRNKWVLEHKRWIKIIPRDAYTYLEYHFFDKEGNQIE from the coding sequence GTGAACAAAGAGTTAATTATTAGGTCTGGTTCCAATACGGTAGATTTTGCCTTATTAAAAGATGGAAAATTAGTAGAACTACACAGAGATAGGGAAGACGAAAAAGGCTTTTCGGTGGGCGATATCTTTATTGCCAAAATCCGCAAACCCGTTCCTGGACTAAATGCTGCATTTGTAAACGTAGGCTTCGATAAAGACGCCTTTTTGCATTACCACGATTTAGGTCCCAATCTTCCTACGCTCATGAAGTTTACAAAGCTTGTAACTTCAGGTAAACTAAATGATTTCACTCTTAAAAAACTTCCTTTTGAAACCGAAATTGATAAAAACGGCGTCATCAACGATGTGTTAAGTGCCAATCAATCAATTTTAGTGCAAATAGTTAAAGAACCCATATCCACAAAAGGGCCGCGAATAAGTTCTGAACTTTCGCTTGCAGGTCGCTATTTGGTGTTGGTTCCTTTTTCTGAACGAGTTTCTATTTCACAAAAAATAGAATCAAAACAAGAAAAAGATCGTCTTAAAAAGATGATGTTAACCATTAAACCAAAAGGATTCGGGGTTATTGTGCGAACAGTAGCCGAAGGCAAAAATGTTACCGAATTAGAAAAAGACTTGCAAAGTTTAATAGACAAATGGATATTGCTTTGCAAACGTTTAACTACAGCTCATCATCCATCAAAAGTTTTTGGCGAAGTAAACAGAGCATCAAGCATTTTGCGCGATGTTTTTAATGACACTTTTACGGGAATTTATATTGATGATGAAGAATTGTACTACCAAACGAAGGACTATCTGCAAGAAATAGCCCCTTCAAAAGTTTCCATCGTAAAGCATTATAACAACAAAGAAGTGCCGTTGTTCGAAAAGTATCATATTGAACGACAAATAAAAACTTCCTTCGGTAAAACCGTATCTATGAGCAAAGGAGCCTACCTTATTATAGAACATACCGAAGCATTACACGTTATCGATGTAAACAGTGGAAACCGCTCGAACAAAGCTCAATCACAAGAGGATACGGCTCTTGAGGTAAACATGATCGCAGCATCAGAAATTGCACGCCAGTTAAGATTGCGCGATATGGGCGGGATTATCGTTGTTGATTTTATAGACATGAGTAATCCTGAAAATCGTAAAGTATTATATGATTTCCTAAAAGAAGAAATGAGCGATGACAAAGCAAAACACAAAATCTTGCCTCCTAGTAAATTTGGATTGATTCAAATTACTAGACAACGCGTTAGACCCGAAGTTTCTATCAAAACAAAAGAAGAAAACCCTGACCACAACGGTGAAGGTGAAATAGAGGCTCCTATTTTAGTTATTGATAAAATATCGGCTGACTTAGAACGAATTATTAAAGACCACAGAAATGTGGTTTTAAATGCGCATCCATTTATTGCTGCGTATTTAACCAAAGGATTTCCATCGGTACGAAACAAATGGGTGTTGGAACACAAACGCTGGATAAAAATCATTCCACGCGATGCCTATACCTACTTAGAATACCATTTCTTTGATAAAGAAGGAAACCAAATAGAATAG
- a CDS encoding HU family DNA-binding protein, with amino-acid sequence MQTQKTDNKLIYKEIMTKADIVAKISEKLGLEKGDVQATVESFMEEVKSSLESGDNVYLRGFGSFIIKTRAEKTGRNISKNTTIKIPAHNIPAFKPAKVFVEGVKTNTDVK; translated from the coding sequence TTGCAAACTCAAAAAACAGACAACAAATTAATTTACAAAGAGATAATGACTAAAGCAGACATTGTAGCTAAAATTTCAGAGAAATTAGGGCTTGAGAAAGGTGATGTGCAGGCAACTGTGGAATCTTTTATGGAGGAAGTAAAATCTTCTTTAGAAAGTGGAGATAACGTATATTTAAGAGGTTTCGGAAGCTTTATAATTAAAACTAGAGCAGAAAAAACGGGTAGAAATATATCTAAAAATACAACAATTAAAATCCCTGCTCACAACATTCCGGCTTTTAAACCAGCTAAAGTGTTTGTGGAAGGTGTTAAAACAAACACAGACGTAAAATAA
- a CDS encoding alanine racemase, with amino-acid sequence MAVITLHKEHLAYNFERLDYFFDLKNIQWSVVTKMLCGNKLFLKEVLSLQPTQVCDSRVSNLKAIKEINPKVETIYIKPTPKRSVASVVKYADISMNTDITTIKLLSQEAQKQNKTHKIIIMIELGELREGVMRENVISFYDQVFQLKNIEVVGIGTNLSCLYGVLPSTDKLIQLALYKQLIEAKFNKKIQYVSGGSSVTIPLIFQNKLPSGINHFRVGETLYQGTDVYKDAPSNLLKQDVFTLKAEIIELIEKPMVPEGDFGTNLEGKSFTFDEKEIGKKSFRAILDLGILDVDQTNIFPKDGDIRFFGASSDMIIVDLQTNEKNYKVGDYLEFSLNYMGTLRAMNSSYIEKVVQ; translated from the coding sequence ATGGCAGTTATAACCTTACATAAGGAACACCTAGCTTACAACTTTGAACGTTTAGATTATTTTTTTGACTTAAAAAATATTCAATGGTCAGTGGTTACCAAAATGCTATGTGGTAATAAATTGTTTTTGAAAGAAGTGTTAAGCTTGCAACCCACGCAAGTGTGCGATTCGCGGGTAAGCAATTTAAAAGCCATAAAAGAAATCAATCCAAAGGTTGAAACCATTTATATTAAACCCACGCCCAAACGTTCGGTGGCATCGGTAGTGAAATATGCAGATATCAGCATGAATACCGATATTACTACCATAAAACTACTTTCGCAAGAAGCCCAAAAGCAAAACAAAACGCATAAAATTATTATTATGATTGAATTGGGGGAACTGCGCGAAGGAGTTATGCGTGAAAATGTGATTTCGTTTTACGATCAAGTGTTTCAGTTGAAAAATATCGAGGTGGTGGGTATTGGTACCAATCTTTCGTGTTTGTATGGCGTGTTGCCAAGCACCGATAAATTGATTCAATTGGCATTATACAAACAGCTAATCGAAGCAAAGTTCAATAAAAAAATTCAATATGTTTCAGGTGGATCATCCGTTACCATTCCATTGATTTTTCAAAACAAACTGCCATCTGGTATCAATCATTTTCGAGTGGGGGAAACCCTTTACCAAGGTACCGATGTGTATAAAGATGCACCCAGTAATTTACTGAAACAAGATGTTTTTACCCTAAAAGCAGAAATCATTGAATTAATTGAAAAACCAATGGTGCCCGAAGGTGATTTTGGAACCAATTTAGAAGGAAAATCATTTACGTTTGATGAAAAAGAAATCGGAAAAAAATCATTTCGTGCCATTTTAGATTTAGGAATTTTAGACGTAGATCAAACCAATATTTTTCCAAAAGATGGTGATATCCGCTTTTTTGGCGCGAGTTCGGATATGATTATTGTAGATTTACAAACAAATGAAAAAAACTATAAAGTAGGCGATTATTTAGAGTTTTCACTGAATTATATGGGAACATTACGCGCAATGAACTCTTCTTATATCGAAAAAGTAGTGCAATAA
- a CDS encoding GNAT family N-acetyltransferase gives MLKIKTYSQENTPNTNEKEAILNFLYKNLEQYGDPKQDIEKCMNYALKITPSFGGFVATATLDDQIVGAVIVNETGMKDYIPENILVYIATDATQRGKGIGKQLMQHAIEKANGNIALHVEPDNPAIKLYEKLGFTNKYLEMRLTK, from the coding sequence ATGCTAAAAATCAAGACATACAGTCAAGAGAACACACCGAATACTAATGAAAAGGAAGCAATTTTAAACTTTCTCTACAAAAATTTAGAGCAATACGGCGATCCCAAGCAAGACATTGAAAAGTGTATGAATTATGCCTTAAAAATCACACCTTCTTTTGGCGGATTTGTGGCTACGGCTACTTTAGACGATCAAATTGTTGGTGCTGTGATTGTAAACGAAACCGGTATGAAAGATTATATTCCTGAAAATATTTTGGTATATATCGCAACAGATGCCACCCAACGCGGAAAGGGTATTGGTAAACAATTAATGCAACACGCGATTGAAAAAGCCAATGGAAATATTGCCCTACACGTGGAACCAGATAATCCTGCTATAAAACTTTACGAAAAACTAGGCTTTACAAACAAGTATTTAGAAATGCGTTTAACCAAATAA
- the mutY gene encoding A/G-specific adenine glycosylase: MDFTDQLLHWYQKNKRDLPWRNTTNAYYIWLSEIILQQTRVEQGTPYYEAFIENFPTLKDLATANEDAVLKLWQGLGYYSRARNLHAAAKTIYFDLNNRFPEKYSDIIQLKGIGPYTAAAIASFAFKETVAVVDGNVFRVLARFFGIYEDTAVAKNRTIFQNLANELISKKEPDLFNHAIMDFGAMVCLPANPKCSTCIFNVNCVAFLRNETSILPTKNKKISIKNRYLNYLILRKNHEIVIQQRTEKDIWQQLFELPLIETPSNNEEKLFTDLSNRFPNSTIKKVTANSIKHKLSHQQLHINFYEIDIAAFAPNQQKVSLNDLHKYAYPIVIWNFLKDFFKLEKN; the protein is encoded by the coding sequence ATGGATTTTACCGACCAACTGCTACATTGGTATCAAAAAAACAAACGAGATTTGCCGTGGCGAAACACCACAAACGCTTATTATATATGGCTTTCTGAAATTATTTTGCAACAAACTCGGGTGGAACAAGGCACTCCGTACTATGAAGCTTTTATTGAAAATTTTCCTACATTAAAAGATTTGGCAACGGCAAACGAAGATGCTGTTTTGAAATTGTGGCAAGGTTTGGGCTACTATTCACGTGCCCGAAACTTACACGCTGCGGCTAAAACCATTTATTTTGATTTAAACAATCGGTTTCCTGAAAAATACAGCGATATTATTCAATTGAAAGGAATTGGACCTTACACAGCCGCCGCCATTGCCTCATTTGCATTTAAAGAAACCGTAGCTGTGGTTGACGGTAATGTTTTTAGGGTTTTGGCTCGATTTTTTGGAATTTACGAAGACACAGCTGTTGCTAAAAACCGCACCATTTTTCAAAATTTAGCAAATGAATTGATTTCAAAGAAAGAGCCTGATTTATTCAATCATGCCATTATGGATTTTGGAGCGATGGTTTGCTTGCCTGCAAACCCGAAATGCAGCACCTGTATTTTTAATGTAAACTGCGTGGCTTTTTTAAGAAACGAAACCAGTATCCTTCCTACTAAAAACAAAAAAATCAGTATTAAAAACAGGTATTTGAATTATCTTATTTTAAGAAAAAACCATGAAATAGTGATTCAGCAACGCACCGAAAAAGACATTTGGCAACAATTGTTTGAACTGCCTCTTATTGAAACACCTTCAAACAACGAAGAAAAACTTTTTACCGATTTATCCAACCGATTTCCGAACAGCACCATAAAAAAAGTGACTGCAAACAGCATTAAACACAAACTATCACATCAGCAACTGCATATTAATTTTTATGAAATAGATATAGCTGCATTTGCACCAAACCAGCAAAAGGTTTCCCTTAACGATTTGCACAAATATGCATACCCTATTGTGATTTGGAATTTTCTAAAAGATTTTTTTAAGCTTGAAAAAAATTAG